The sequence below is a genomic window from Paenibacillus sp. DCT19.
ATTGACCGCAAAGCATTGGCCGACCCTGTATGGGATGACGAAGCTACAATGGATACAGAGCTAACTCAAGACGAAGCGCGGCTACGTGACTTATGGGTGGAGGTACTCGGATCAGGCATTTCCATTGGGCCGAGTAGTAATTTCTTTAAGTTAGGTGGACATTCGTTGAAAGCCATGCAGCTGATTAGCAAAATCAATAAATCGTATGGCGTGCAACTTGCAGTGAAGCAGCTGTTCATGTATCCAACATTGTCTCAATTGGCAGTCAGTATTCAGAAAGGGATCATCCACGAAACGAATCAGATTCGTGTTCCTTTGCAGGCAGGAAGAGGGGAGAAAACCCTATTTGTGATCCACCCCAAGGTGGGGATGTGCTGGGTTATCTGGACCTGGTACGTCAATTGGAGGATGATGTAACGGTCTATGGCTTGCAGGCTCGGGGATATAACTCGGAAGAGACACCCTTAACGACCATTGAAGATATGGCTCAAGCCTATCTGCAAGAAATGGATCAGGTTCAATCCCGTGGACCGTATCATATCCTAGGTTGGTCGTTCGGTGGTTACATTGCAGTAGAGATCTCCCGATTGCTGGAGCAGCGTGGGGATGAGGTGGCACTACTGGGCATCGTCGATGTTCCTGCTGAAGCGATAAAAGCCGGATCAGACTCTCGGTCCAACCCAGTGCCGTCGCTCAGCATGTGTGCGGCAACACAGCTTGGATTGACCATGGAAATGCTGGATGATGAAGTCGAGGAACATGATCTGAACCAGGTTTATGCAGTAGCCAAGAAGTGGAACAGGCTTCCGCCAGGTTTAACGATCGAGCAGATGACACGTAATGCACGCATTATGGTTGTGAACCAGAGAGCGATTGAGAAGTATATATTGAAAGGCAAACTACGGACTGATATTCACCTATGGTATGCTTTGCAACCTACGGATACGCATCAAGTTATCCATCCCTCGGGGTGGCATGGTTTGAGTCTAGGCAAGGTGTATGCGCAGGAATTGGCGTGTAATCATTTTACGATTGTAACCACACCGCATGTCCATGTTATCGCGGAAAGGTTGAATCACTTTGTTATGATGGTGCACTCGTAGGCACTAGGTAGGTTAGGATACTCATAGCCCTGTAGTATGTCATAGGGTGCTATGGGTATCTTTGTTTTTCTATTTTTGGTTACTTATCTCTTGAAAATGCCTTAAACCTATTGCTTAAATGAACCTGCTATAATACCATATCCATGAAGATTAACCTCCACTTAAACACACATGCTGATCTCATCAGTGGTGCATAGGTTCATGAGTGATTTGAAATTCCTCTTTGTATAATAACCTCTTACTTTTTTGACAGGAAAGCTTACTTTTGTTTATGTCATGTGCAGCAATGGATCGTTACAATAGGCTTTGTAAGCGATTTCATAAATGCAAATAGGGGAGGAATTTCATTCATGATGATCACGAAAAAGTGGGTAACCCTGTTCTGTCTGTCCCTGTTATTGTTCGCTACAGCCTGTTCTGGAGGGTCTTCCGGTACAACGGCTTCTTCTGATGAAGAAGGCAAAGAAGACACCTCAGGTAAGATTGAACTACGTATGACCTGGTGGGGATCACAGACCAGACATGATTTAACAACCAAAGTGATCAAATTGTTTGAAGAGAAACATCCGGGCATCACCATTAAACCTGAATATTCAGGCTGGGATGGTTATTTTGATAAGCTGACCACGCAGGTAGCCGGTTCTAACGCCCCAGATATCGTACAGATGGATTACGCGTTTTTGACAGATTTTGCTCGGCGCGGTGCTTTGCTTGACCTGACTCCGTATGCAGATAGCGAAGAGCTGCGGACTAAGGATCATGATCAGAGTATGATCACAGCCGGATCGATTGATGATAAATTATACGCAATTACATTAGGAGTCAATGCACCAGGTGTCGTTTATGACGCTACCATATTTCAGGAGTTAGGTATTGAAGAGCCACAGGAGAGCTGGACATGGAAGGACTTTGAAGATATTGCGACCAAGATTGCTGCAGCCAAAGGGGATGGATTCTACGGTTCTGCCGACATCTCTGGCGCGACCAATATGTTCGAGGTATTTATCCGGCAATCGGGAAAAGGACTGTTTGACGGAGGTACATTAACAGCGACTAGTGAGGAGTTACAGCAGTGGTTTGAGATGTGGGCTGCTCTACGTGAGAGCGGAGGCGCAACTTCTGCGGAGGTGACGGCTTCCACAACGAACGCACTGGAGACAAGACCTATTTCACTTGGAACAGCGGCAATGGATTTTGCATGGTCTAACCAATTGCTGACATTCCAGCAGGTGAACAAAAATCAGGATCACAAGCTCGCTATCCAAGTGCTTCCTCACGGCGTGAATGAAAAGCAAATCGGTGAATATCTGAAACCAGGTCAATTTCTCTCCGGATATGCCAAAACGAAACATCCAAAAGAAGTCGCCATGTTCATAGACTTTATGGTAAATGATCCTGAGGCAACGGCAATTCTGGGCTCAGAACGTGGTGTGCCAGTCAACGCAAGCATTCGTGAGCAGATGCAGCCAACTCTGCCAGAAGCAGAACAAGCTATTTTCCAATTCATCGATACCGTATCGAAGCATTCCAGTGAGATTGACCCGCCATACCCGCAAGGATTCGCTGAGGTGGACACAAGCTTCAAGAGCACAAGCGAGCAGATCGCCTTTGGTCAGGGCAGCATGCAGGATGTCATTGCCCAATTTATTGAAGGTGCCAAAGCTACGCTTGGTTCGAGTCAATAACGAGTGAAGCCGTTCCAGACTTTCTAATTCTGCGGGGAGGTTACGATAGGATGACTACATCACAGGTCAGTCAAGCCCGAGTCGAGAGTGTGGCCACCCGGCGAGTGAAACGAAGATATGCACATAATGGAGCTGCCCTTCTGTTTCTCGCCCCATGGCTTGTTGGATTATTATTTCTGACCCTAGGTCCCATGCTGGTATCGTTGTATATTTCGTTTACTGATTATAGTATCCTGGCCGCCCCTTCCTGGGTCGGTCTGGATAACTACATGACGATGTTTACATCGGATAAGCTGTTTATCCAGTCGCTCAAGGTCACGTTCACGTATGTTGCTGTATCCGTACCGGTCAAGCTTATCTTCGCATTACTTGTCGCCATGCTACTCAACAAAGGCATACGTGGACTTGGCATTTATCGAACAGTGTATTACATCCCGACGCTGCTTGGAGGCAGTGTGGCGATTGCTATGTTATGGCGCAAAATGCTAGGTGGCGACGGGCTGCTTAATGGTGTGCTTGCCATGGTTGGCATAAAAGCCCCGGATTGGGTTGCTAACCCGAAGTATGCTCTATATTCAATCGTACTGTTATCGGTATGGCAGTTCGGTTCATCCATGATTATTTTCTTAGCAGGCTTGAAGCAGATCCCACCTGAGTATGATGAGGCTTCAGCGGTGGACGGTGCGGGGCCTTTACGGAGATTCTTCTATATAACATTGCCGATCCTATCACCTGTCATCTTCTTCAATCTTGTCATGCAACTCATTACATCCTTTCAGTCGTTCACACAGGCTTTCGTTATTAGTAACGGTAGCGGAGGGCCAGTGAATTCAACATTAATGTACTCTCTGTATTTGTACAAAAAGGGATTCTCCTTTTTCCAAATGGGCTATGCTTCCGCAATGGCGTGGGTGCTGGTTGTTCTGATCGGGGTATTTACATTGCTGGTATTCCGCAGCAGCAAGCTGTGGGTGCACTATGAGGATGGTGGAAAATCATGATCGGACAACGAAATTCCGTTACGTGGGTGGTTGCCAAACATGTGCTGATCTCAGGCATTGCATTTGTCATGTTGTATCCCATCCTCTGGATGTTGGGCAGTTCGTTCAAGCCAGGACATATGATTTTCACGGAAACCTGGTTTTGGCCGAAAGAATGGAATTGGCAAAATTATATGACTGGTTGGTCGGGAATTCAGGGTAATCCATTCTCGCGCTTTCTGACCAACTCCATCGTGCTGTCGCTGGGCGCTGTGCTTGGCAACGTTATCTCCTGCTCCATGGCAGCATATGCTTTTGCCCGGCTGAACTTTCGCTTCAAAGCAATCTGCTTCGGCTTGATGCTAATGACGATTATGTTGCCGCATCATGTCACGCTGATCCCACAATATATCCTTTTTAATCATCTGGAATGGGTAAATACGTATCTACCTCTCGTCGTGCCCAAATGGCTCGCAACGGATGCGTTCTTCATTTTCCTCATGGTTCAGTTCTTCCGGGGCTTCCGAAAGAGCTGGATGAGGCAGCAACGATTGATGGATGTGGCCCTGTGAGAATATACACCAAGATCATTATTCCACTTGCGTTTCCAGCACTGGTCACCACGATGATATTTACATTCTTATGGACATGGGACGACTTCTTCAGTCAGTTGATCTATCTGAGTGATGTAAGTAAATATACGGTGCCGCTAGGTTTGCGTCTGTTCCTGGATTCCAGCTCTCAATCCGATTGGGGTCCGATGTTTGCCATGTCAGTGCTATCACTTGTGCCGTGTTTTATCGTATTTATCGTGTGCCAGAAATACTTTGTGGAAGGAATCGCAACCTCCGGGCTTAAAGGGTAACTCCAACACGAAACGAGTGATTCCATGAGGAAACGTGCATTATCCAGATGGTTTAATCAGAAGCTGCAACAAAGCAAGCTCTCCACGTTGATGGTGACTTGCTTTGTTGTATTTAACCTGTTGCTGGTGTCTGTCATTGTGTGGTTAGCGTATCAATCCTTCTCCGCAGTCACTTTCACCGAGATTAGTAAGGCACGGCTAGCCCTTCTTAATGAGAGCACCCGTCGAGGATTTGATTTTATAACAGGGGTAACGGGGACTGCTTATTCACTTACCAGCAATAGGGAGTTGTCTGCTCTCTTGGAGATGTCTGGCAAAGGACGATTGACACAAATTCATCAGCGGCGTGAAGTCTCCAAAATATTGGATCATACGGTTGTAGTTAGCGAGGGCATTACGTCGGTAGAGCTGTACACGGATGCTTTTAATGGTGTGACGATAACGACAGAAGATCGGATCTACCCAGTAAATACGATTGCTGACGCTGAGTGGTTTGTGGCGTTAGAGCAAGCAGATGGAGCCTGGGTGCCTCTAAGGGAGAATGAGTCTGGTCACTCGCTGATCGGGTATGCTCAGCGGATATTTAACAGCCGTGGCAACACGGTAGCTTACGTTCTCATTCGATTAAGTCGCGCCGACATTGTACGCCGATTCGCAGATATGCCTATGGTGTTAGAGGGGCAGGTGCTGCTGGTTGATACGGCGGGTAACGTGATTATGCATATGGGGGATTCTCCACCTGAGGAGCAGGCATCTTCCACAGCAGCTACACAGAATGTTATTCCGCTGATTGATAGTGCCTGGATTCAAGAGCATGCCGAGCGTGGAGATGACGGGTTCGAAGTTGTATCTGGGCAATCTGGTGGTGCACAGCTTGTCCTGTATTCCCGCCCAGCGATGCTTCAATGGCGCTTGGTGCAGACCATCCCTGTTCATATGCTGCTATCCCCGGTTAGAGGAGCAGGGTGGAAAGTGCTGGCGATTGCTGTGACGGGTCTGTTGTGTTCAGCGATACTTGCATGTTTATTCGTACGACGCATTGTTCATCCAATTCGTCAGCTAATCAAACGAATGCGGCAACTGGAGAAAGGTGATTTTGAGACCCGGGTACAGCTTTCATTTACGGAGGAATATGCTCATTTAGCATATGGTTTTAACCATATGGCCTCACAACTGACAACGCTGATGGAGCAGGTGAGGGAAGAGAGTCGTGCCAAACGGGCAGCGCAGACAGGTTTACTTGAAGCACAGATCAAACCTCATTTTTTGTACAATACACTCGATATGATCCATTGGCGTGCACTTGATTATGAAGCGAAGGATATCAGTCGTATGATCGTGCAACTCAGCAAGCTGTTGCGAATCGGACTGAGCGGGGGCAGGTTGTTTATTCACGTTCGTGATGAATTAGAACATGCCCGTTGTTATGTCAGCATTCAAGCAGAACGATTACCGTCGATTATGAGGAAAGGATTGACCCGCGGGTTAGAGGTTATTACATCCCGAAGATTATTTTGCAGCCCTTTATCGAGAATGCGGTGATCCACGGACACACGAAGGAAGACATGCTTCGAATTCGAGTGCATATCCATGAAGACATTAGAGAAGAAGGGAGCCGAGTTTCATCAGGTATCGTAATTCGTATTTTGGATAATGGACAGGGTTTGCCAGAAGGCTGGAGGATGGAAGATACGTCAGGAATAGGCGTGCAGAACGTACATCAGCGAATTCAGCTTTATTGCGGAACACACTACGGGGTACGTATAGGTGCTAGTGAGCTAGGTGGAGTGGAAGTGATCATTAGGTTGCCACGCATCGAAACCGAAGAGCAGCTAAATCAGTGGTTGGGTGGTGAGAACAAATGAAGACAATAATGCTCGTAGATGATGATCCGCATATTATCAAAGCCTTAACGGATCACATTCATTGGTCTTCCCTCGGTCTTCGTATTGCCGGAACAGCTGCCAATGGAATAGATGCACTGGAACTGTTCCACCGTCTTCAACCTGATCTAGTGATGACGGATGTGTATCTGCCAGGAATGACAGGACTTGAGGTGACGCAAGCATTGCGGAAGGAACATCCTCATCTGCCGATTATCATTCTAAGCGGATACGATGAATTCGAGAATGCCCGAGCAGCTATGCGCTGGGGTGTGAATCACTTTTTGCTAAAGCCTGCAGAGGTGGAGGAGATTGAGTCTGTGCTGCGTGATGTATTGCTGGAGCAGGATGTACGGGAGCGGCATGAGCGACTAGAGCGGACATATAAACAGGAGATTGGCCGAGTGCTTCCCTATTTGCGCAAACACTTTCTGCATGAATTGCTAACGACGCGGTATCGAGCAGACGAGCTTCCAGATGAACGTATCAGTTATGTAGGGATTCAAAAGGGCTCCCCAGTACGCGCCATCAGCTTACAACTAAATCGGCCGGGATTTCTAACGCGGATGAAAGAGCGGGATTGGCAGTTGCTACGCTACGGGGCAGCAGATATTATTCAGGAGACCATCAAGGTGCAGATTCCACATATGCCTGATTGTCAGGTCGAAATTGTAGACTATTCCGATCGCGTATTTGTGCTGCTGTTATTTGCCGAGAATGACTACCTTGAGCAGGTTCAATCCCTCGTGGAGCAGATGATCGATCAGATTTTTACGTACCTTAAGCTAGAATTGAGTGCTGGAATCGGGAGTGTGAAGGGTCACCTGTGCGAGGTAATGGATTCTTATCTGGAGAGTAGAGAGGCGCTGGAAGCGGCAGAATTCCAGGGAGGCAGCCGTGTCTATCGTTATCAATCGTCAGAGGCAGTAGAGTCTAGTGTGACGGATTACTCGCTTTTGCTGCGACAATGGAATGAAGCGTGGGTGGATATTCGGCCTGATCTGGCAGAAGAGGTATGGCATCATATCCGTAGTTTGCTGGATGAAGGGAGCTGTAATGGGATTCAGGATGTGCAGGTTGTGGCTGTGAGTCTGTTTGATACGCTGATTCATAGTTGGAATCGACATTATCCGATGCTGGCACCTCCGCTCGCTATGGGTGGTTTTTTGCAAGAAATTCAATCGAAGTATGCTCTGCAGAACCTGATAAGCTGGCTAGACGACATTATTCATAATTGGCTGGAGCAGACGAGGAAAGAGATGGCGAGAAGAAGAGCAATAAACTCGTGGAACAGGTCAAACGATACGTGGAATTGCATTACGCTGAAGAGATCAGTTTTGAAGCGATCGCTAAGGGTCTGTTTGTGCATCCTAAATATCTGAGTCAGTTGTTTAAAAGGGTGAGTGGGGAAAACTTTGTGAGTTATCTGAACGGCTACCGAGTCCAGCAGGCCATGGAACTTTTGCAGTCGGGCAATTACATGGTGTATGAAGTCAGTGAGATGACAGGGTTCCGGAATGCGACGTATTTTAGCCAGGTGTTCAAAATGCTCACAGGTAAGAGTCCATCGGAAGTTGGATAGCGTATGTAAATCATGAGTGTCGCTACAGTAGAGAGGAAGGGTTATATTTTTATGATTGTTGAACAACAGGTATTTAACGTAAAAGGAATGAACTATTCGATCAGATCGGCAGAGGAAAAAGATGCTGGAGAATTATCCTCACTTCGTGTGCAGATTGATGGAGAAACGGATAATATGGATCGCGAACAGGGTGAAGCATATATTGATGAGGCAGGATTTGCGGATATCATCCATGTGGATGCACAGAAGCCGAGAAATCTATTTCTCGTTGCAGTGGTACAAGGTCGGATTGTGGGTTATGCGAGATGTGAGGGAGTGGACTTAAAACGCTTTGCACACAAGATTGAATTTGGCGTATGTGTTGCGAGAGAATTCTGGGGATACGGGATAGGGAAGAAGCTGCTGGAGATATCTATTCTGTGGGCGGATACAACCGGAGTACAGAAAATGACGTTGAACGTGTTAGGAACGCACGATAAAGCGGTAGAACTATATAAGAAAGTAGGTTTTGAAGTCGAAGGAATTATGAAGAGAGATCGATTGCATGCAGACGGGCAGTTCTATGACACCATTGTGATGGGTAGGTTTAGATCTCAGGCGTAATAATAAGTGTGTTGGAAATGAGAATGTAACGGGCTGTGTGTATTGGAGTCTAGAGAAAAAAATTCATTCTAGTAAAGTCCAATATTGTCCAGAGTAAAGTGTAGTGAAATAGAGCGGTCTAGTGGAGTGATAGATTAGTTCGACCTGGTCTAACTTAGTTCAGATTAAGGTGAGAAAATTGTGCTTCTTCTATTATTGTCTCTATTACCTCTATAATGAGGATTACATGTTGAATATGTTGTGATCATTAGGTAGAGATATATTAGTGGATTAGCTTAACAGAATGTATTACGAAGATTATATTGAATTAGAGTTTGAGAATGTTATTGAAGGGTAATACGTTAGAACACTCTTAAATAACTAGTAGTCTTATATTTATTAATATAGGTTGAACGAGAGATGTTTAGGTACATGTGATCTATGATCTAGTTGAGGCAAGCGAAGCTGAGCTAGACTCAAAACTCAAAAGATAAATAATTTCGAAAAAAGAGTTGCATTAATTAATCTAGCATGGTATATTCTAATTCCGGCCAAGAAAACACGAGAAACACGGTGCGGCAAGCAAATCAAATAAGCTTCGAAAGAAACTTAAAAAAAGAGCTTGCAAAGTTGGTTTGGATATGATAAGATATAAAAGTTGCTGACGAGAACGAATGTCGGCGCTGAAATAAGTTTGATCTTTGAAAACTGAACAACGAGTGAGTAATGATCTTGCTTGCAAGATCGACGCT
It includes:
- a CDS encoding ABC transporter substrate-binding protein is translated as MMITKKWVTLFCLSLLLFATACSGGSSGTTASSDEEGKEDTSGKIELRMTWWGSQTRHDLTTKVIKLFEEKHPGITIKPEYSGWDGYFDKLTTQVAGSNAPDIVQMDYAFLTDFARRGALLDLTPYADSEELRTKDHDQSMITAGSIDDKLYAITLGVNAPGVVYDATIFQELGIEEPQESWTWKDFEDIATKIAAAKGDGFYGSADISGATNMFEVFIRQSGKGLFDGGTLTATSEELQQWFEMWAALRESGGATSAEVTASTTNALETRPISLGTAAMDFAWSNQLLTFQQVNKNQDHKLAIQVLPHGVNEKQIGEYLKPGQFLSGYAKTKHPKEVAMFIDFMVNDPEATAILGSERGVPVNASIREQMQPTLPEAEQAIFQFIDTVSKHSSEIDPPYPQGFAEVDTSFKSTSEQIAFGQGSMQDVIAQFIEGAKATLGSSQ
- a CDS encoding AraC family transcriptional regulator, whose protein sequence is MSGENFVSYLNGYRVQQAMELLQSGNYMVYEVSEMTGFRNATYFSQVFKMLTGKSPSEVG
- a CDS encoding sensor histidine kinase, with the protein product MLRIRVHIHEDIREEGSRVSSGIVIRILDNGQGLPEGWRMEDTSGIGVQNVHQRIQLYCGTHYGVRIGASELGGVEVIIRLPRIETEEQLNQWLGGENK
- a CDS encoding alpha/beta fold hydrolase, with product MLGYLDLVRQLEDDVTVYGLQARGYNSEETPLTTIEDMAQAYLQEMDQVQSRGPYHILGWSFGGYIAVEISRLLEQRGDEVALLGIVDVPAEAIKAGSDSRSNPVPSLSMCAATQLGLTMEMLDDEVEEHDLNQVYAVAKKWNRLPPGLTIEQMTRNARIMVVNQRAIEKYILKGKLRTDIHLWYALQPTDTHQVIHPSGWHGLSLGKVYAQELACNHFTIVTTPHVHVIAERLNHFVMMVHS
- a CDS encoding GNAT family N-acetyltransferase, whose translation is MIVEQQVFNVKGMNYSIRSAEEKDAGELSSLRVQIDGETDNMDREQGEAYIDEAGFADIIHVDAQKPRNLFLVAVVQGRIVGYARCEGVDLKRFAHKIEFGVCVAREFWGYGIGKKLLEISILWADTTGVQKMTLNVLGTHDKAVELYKKVGFEVEGIMKRDRLHADGQFYDTIVMGRFRSQA
- a CDS encoding sensor histidine kinase encodes the protein MRKRALSRWFNQKLQQSKLSTLMVTCFVVFNLLLVSVIVWLAYQSFSAVTFTEISKARLALLNESTRRGFDFITGVTGTAYSLTSNRELSALLEMSGKGRLTQIHQRREVSKILDHTVVVSEGITSVELYTDAFNGVTITTEDRIYPVNTIADAEWFVALEQADGAWVPLRENESGHSLIGYAQRIFNSRGNTVAYVLIRLSRADIVRRFADMPMVLEGQVLLVDTAGNVIMHMGDSPPEEQASSTAATQNVIPLIDSAWIQEHAERGDDGFEVVSGQSGGAQLVLYSRPAMLQWRLVQTIPVHMLLSPVRGAGWKVLAIAVTGLLCSAILACLFVRRIVHPIRQLIKRMRQLEKGDFETRVQLSFTEEYAHLAYGFNHMASQLTTLMEQVREESRAKRAAQTGLLEAQIKPHFLYNTLDMIHWRALDYEAKDISRMIVQLSKLLRIGLSGGRLFIHVRDELEHARCYVSIQAERLPSIMRKGLTRGLEVITSRRLFCSPLSRMR
- a CDS encoding carbohydrate ABC transporter permease, giving the protein MTTSQVSQARVESVATRRVKRRYAHNGAALLFLAPWLVGLLFLTLGPMLVSLYISFTDYSILAAPSWVGLDNYMTMFTSDKLFIQSLKVTFTYVAVSVPVKLIFALLVAMLLNKGIRGLGIYRTVYYIPTLLGGSVAIAMLWRKMLGGDGLLNGVLAMVGIKAPDWVANPKYALYSIVLLSVWQFGSSMIIFLAGLKQIPPEYDEASAVDGAGPLRRFFYITLPILSPVIFFNLVMQLITSFQSFTQAFVISNGSGGPVNSTLMYSLYLYKKGFSFFQMGYASAMAWVLVVLIGVFTLLVFRSSKLWVHYEDGGKS
- a CDS encoding response regulator: MKTIMLVDDDPHIIKALTDHIHWSSLGLRIAGTAANGIDALELFHRLQPDLVMTDVYLPGMTGLEVTQALRKEHPHLPIIILSGYDEFENARAAMRWGVNHFLLKPAEVEEIESVLRDVLLEQDVRERHERLERTYKQEIGRVLPYLRKHFLHELLTTRYRADELPDERISYVGIQKGSPVRAISLQLNRPGFLTRMKERDWQLLRYGAADIIQETIKVQIPHMPDCQVEIVDYSDRVFVLLLFAENDYLEQVQSLVEQMIDQIFTYLKLELSAGIGSVKGHLCEVMDSYLESREALEAAEFQGGSRVYRYQSSEAVESSVTDYSLLLRQWNEAWVDIRPDLAEEVWHHIRSLLDEGSCNGIQDVQVVAVSLFDTLIHSWNRHYPMLAPPLAMGGFLQEIQSKYALQNLISWLDDIIHNWLEQTRKEMARRRAINSWNRSNDTWNCITLKRSVLKRSLRVCLCILNI